GTTTAGACAGGTCGTCCGGCCGTCGCTACGGTACGTGGATATTCAGCCGCACCCTCAACGACGGCCGGGGACCTCCGCAAGTTGTTGTTATTTTACTTTTCGTGACAATCGGCGTGCGCCCGCTGCGTTTCGAATATTGCACCTATTTCGTTTATTTCGTATGATCGGCCGCTTACGGAGGAAGCCAAATGACTATTTCAGCCAGCTACGCGGAAAAAATAGGAGACCGACTGCCTTCGGCAAGTGAACGAGAGGCCGCCAACCATTTGCGAAAAATTCTCGCGGCGCACGCCAGTCCAGCGGACAACAGCCGATTGAAGATCGTTGATCCGGCCGGCAAACCGACTGAAGTATTTCTCACCCCTGCGCTTTCGGAACTCTTGATTGAGCTACTCCGGCACATAGGCAAGGGAGACGCTGTAACACTCGTGCCCGTGACACAAAGACTGACGACGCAACAAGCCGCTGACCTGTTGAATGTTTCGCGACCGTATTTTGTCGGACTCCTTGAGAAAGGCGAGATGCCATTTGAGCTGGTCGGGCGTCACCGGCGTGTCCGAGCGAATGATCTTTTTGAGTACAAGAGCGCTCGGGACAGCAAGAGAGCCAAAGCACTTGACGAACTTGCGCAACTCGACGCGGACTATATTTGATACATGTTCGCAAATCGATTCACAGCGGTGGTCGATGCTTGCGTCTTGTTCAGCCCTTTAAAGCGCAATCTCATATTGTCACTCGCCGAGGCTGAACTGTTTCGGGTCCGCTGGTCTGAGCGGATACTTGATGAGACAGAGATTGCCACCGTCAGATACCTGACTGACAAAGGCTGTATCGATCCAGAAGAAAGAGCCAGGCGCGCAAGAACAATGATGACCACAGCTTTTGATGACGCCAACGTCGTTGACTATGATGGAATTTCGCACGATATCGGGAAACTGCCCGATGAAAGAGATCGACATGTCATTGCCGCAGCGATCAAGTGCCGAGCCGACATCATCGTTACCGACAACCTGAAAGACTTTCCAGGTACAGTTCTGGGGCGATACAACATCGAGGTGAAATCGGCGGACGAATTTATCGCCGATACTATTGATCTCAATTCTTCGCTGTCAGTTTCAGCCATTCGGACAATGCGACAGCGACTAAACAGGCCTGAAAAAACTCCCGAGGCTCTGCTACTTGACCTGGAGGCGCTCGGTCTGACGTTGACCGTCGATCAACTGAGAGAATCGATAACTCTGGTTTGAAACGATCGT
The DNA window shown above is from Woeseia oceani and carries:
- a CDS encoding helix-turn-helix domain-containing protein, giving the protein MTISASYAEKIGDRLPSASEREAANHLRKILAAHASPADNSRLKIVDPAGKPTEVFLTPALSELLIELLRHIGKGDAVTLVPVTQRLTTQQAADLLNVSRPYFVGLLEKGEMPFELVGRHRRVRANDLFEYKSARDSKRAKALDELAQLDADYI
- a CDS encoding PIN domain-containing protein, whose product is MFANRFTAVVDACVLFSPLKRNLILSLAEAELFRVRWSERILDETEIATVRYLTDKGCIDPEERARRARTMMTTAFDDANVVDYDGISHDIGKLPDERDRHVIAAAIKCRADIIVTDNLKDFPGTVLGRYNIEVKSADEFIADTIDLNSSLSVSAIRTMRQRLNRPEKTPEALLLDLEALGLTLTVDQLRESITLV